The Candidatus Eisenbacteria bacterium genome window below encodes:
- a CDS encoding lasso RiPP family leader peptide-containing protein, which translates to MEARKKSPYEKPELVRHGNLKEITMISFAPPPPGEPGRVDKPHEAGWV; encoded by the coding sequence ATGGAAGCAAGAAAGAAGAGTCCTTACGAGAAGCCCGAACTCGTGCGGCACGGGAACCTGAAGGAGATCACGATGATTTCCTTCGCGCCGCCTCCTCCCGGGGAGCCTGGAAGGGTGGACAAGCCCCACGAGGCGGGCTGGGTCTAG